In one window of Zygosaccharomyces rouxii strain CBS732 chromosome E complete sequence DNA:
- a CDS encoding uncharacterized protein (similar to uniprot|P50277 Saccharomyces cerevisiae YNR058W BIO3 7 8-diamino-pelargonic acid aminotransferase (DAPA) catalyzes the second step in the biotin biosynthesis pathway BIO3 is in a cluster of 3 genes (BIO3 BIO4 and BIO5) that mediate biotin synthesis) produces MKLPEETKALLRFDREHIWHPYTSMVNPLPVHLVKAAYDCELILETQDGSENRVIDGMSSWWCAIHGYNHKELNDALISQASQMSHVMFGGLAHRPAINLVQKLLKMMNHKELQHCFLADSGSVAVEVAMKMALQYHFTLGKPKKSKFLTISSGYHGDTTGAMSVCDPVGSMHSIYRGYLAENIFARGPSMIPVLPTSGVFRKYGKSFGDRTSWKEDDINDVRDKIENHHDELCAVFLEPILQGAGGMRLYHPQFLIEVRRLCNRYHIPLILDEIATGFGRTGTTFAFHHCQIYQEQNHIPREMQIDVYPDIICVGKALTGGYLTLSAVVTTPKIALGISSPSSPTGGCMMHGPTFMGNPLACAVANKSLDILMCGYWKQQVHRIEEQLFEELFVPLMEGAAAKELWLVEDVRIVGAVGVIELKVSIDQEWFQEAFISKGVYIRPFRNLCYIMPPYIISKEQLRKLTTGLVSALREWHSVRANSTV; encoded by the coding sequence ATGAAATTACCTGAGGAAACGAAGGCTTTGTTAAGGTTTGACAGGGAGCACATATGGCATCCTTATACATCTATGGTGAATCCACTACCAGTGCATCTAGTGAAGGCGGCGTATGACTGTGAGCTTATTCTAGAAACGCAGGATGGAAGCGAGAATAGAGTAATCGATGGAATGTCATCCTGGTGGTGTGCAATCCATGGCTATAACCACAAGGAATTGAACGATGCACTGATATCACAGGCCAGTCAAATGTCTCATGTAATGTTTGGTGGGCTGGCCCACAGGCCTGCAATAAATTTGGTCCAAAAATTGctaaagatgatgaaccaCAAAGAGCTGCAGCACTGTTTTCTCGCTGATAGTGGTTCTGTAGCAGTGGAGGTGGCAATGAAGATGGCTTTGCAATACCATTTTACTTTAGGGAAGCCGAAAAAGAGCAAGTTCTTGACCATAAGTAGCGGTTATCACGGCGATACCACAGGAGCTATGAGCGTATGCGATCCGGTAGGGTCAATGCACTCGATTTATAGAGGGTATCTAGCCGAGAACATTTTTGCCAGAGGGCCATCCATGATTCCGGTGCTTCCCACCTCTGGCGTATTCCGAAAGTATGGCAAGTCATTCGGCGACAGAACAAGCTGGAAAGAGGATGATATCAATGACGTGCGCGATAAGATAGAAAATCATCATGATGAGTTGTGTGCAGTTTTTCTGGAACCAATTTTGCAAGGAGCTGGCGGAATGAGATTGTACCACCCGCAGTTTCTCATCGAGGTAAGAAGACTGTGCAACCGGTACCATATCCCACTTATACTAGATGAGATTGCCACAGGGTTTGGAAGAACGGGTACGACATTTGCTTTCCATCATTGCCAGATTTATCAGGAACAGAATCACATTCCGCGCGAAATGCAGATAGATGTTTATCCAGATATAATATGCGTAGGAAAAGCACTAACAGGCGGGTACTTGACATTGAGTGCCGTTGTCACTACACCCAAAATAGCACTTGGTATCTCGTCACCCAGTAGTCCCACAGGCGGATGTATGATGCATGGCCCCACGTTTATGGGGAACCCACTAGCTTGCGCTGTTGCAAACAAAAGCTTGGATATTCTGATGTGCGGTTATTGGAAGCAGCAAGTACATAGAATAGAGGAACAGTTATTCGAGGAGTTGTTCGTGCCGCTAATGGAAGGAGCTGCAGCAAAGGAGTTATGGTTAGTCGAAGATGTGAGGATCGTCGGAGCAGTAGGTGTAATTGAGCTAAAAGTATCGATAGATCAGGAGTGGTTCCAGGAAGCGTTTATCTCCAAAGGGGTGTATATCAGACCCTTTAGGAACCTCTGTTACATCATGCCGCCATACATTATTTCCAAGGAGCAGTTGAGGAAATTGACCACAGGCTTAGTTTCTGCCTTGAGGGAATGGCATAGTGTAAGAGCCAATTCGACGGTTTAG
- a CDS encoding ATP-dependent dethiobiotin synthetase BioD (similar to uniprot|P53630 Saccharomyces cerevisiae YNR057C BIO4 Dethiobiotin synthetase catalyzes the third step in the biotin biosynthesis pathway BIO4 is in a cluster of 3 genes (BIO3 BIO4 and BIO5) that mediate biotin synthesis expression appears to be repressed at low iron levels): MKPPVFFVTGTDTDVGKTFISSLLVYKWRANYWKPVQTGIESDIGDTATVSNVLVDDSWKPHLFPPRHQLLKPLSPYEAMDYEPGVNVQITDFEIPEGTDEHPLVVEGAGGVAVLVTKKMETIVDLIKELSFKCDRPFYIILVARSTLGTINHTFLTLNYLRSKGLGDKILGVVVNGEQNEGNLKVMREFGVNILATVDYHTSMSEALSDIPSFCSLDLAHNDPASIQKN, from the coding sequence ATGAAACCGCCTGTTTTTTTCGTCACAGGCACAGACACTGATGTTGGCAAAACCTTCATTTCATCGCTACTAGTATACAAATGGAGAGCTAACTACTGGAAACCAGTCCAAACAGGAATTGAATCTGATATTGGTGACACTGCTACGGTCTCTAACGTATTGGTAGACGATTCTTGGAAGCCTCATTTATTCCCCCCACGGCATCAGCTGCTAAAACCATTGTCACCATATGAAGCAATGGACTACGAACCAGGGGTTAATGTTCAGATTACggattttgaaattcctgAAGGCACCGACGAGCACCCTCTTGTTGTAGAAGGGGCGGGTGGAGTCGCCGTTCTAGTTACGAAAAAAATGGAGACCATTGTGGATctcatcaaagaattgagtTTCAAATGCGATCGGCCTTTCTATATCATACTCGTGGCAAGAAGTACACTTGGCACGATAAATCATACGTTTTTGACGTTGAATTACCTTCGTAGTAAGGGGCTAGGTGACAAGATCCTTGGGGTTGTTGTAAACGGTGAACAAAATGAGGGAAACCTGAAAGTAATGAGAGAATTTGGAGTGAACATTTTAGCTACCGTCGACTATCATACTTCTATGTCAGAGGCGCTGTCCGATATTCCATCTTTTTGCTCACTTGATCTTGCTCACAACGATCCTGCCTcgattcaaaagaattag
- a CDS encoding uncharacterized protein (no similarity), with product MSMISDDSEKDLEKCVQMYEEEEIELPEDSSGGKLTYFLAPYFFEKTWFYDIIASLVGAFLSPSLVRLPYFILRDFYHDPYEPKLLDVFSPLWMIIHYFLCFTFSFWNFIDNRKNVDIEKKVLQKLLKEVAETDLMGDPLAWQRIASRVNHFSEEGGYHYSVFYSGEHCMRFFVREIVKPIERQTYDIRCYYEGEICSNFWKNPSNKALTERALANYNKSVENFGELSHTAEKDEFRDGIFEKFHSIFDTSLFYLVMTELGSFMIMMLTFIISVISCAIFNSFATPH from the coding sequence ATGAGTATGATAAGTGACGACAGTGAAAAGGATTTAGAGAAGTGTGTACAGATgtatgaagaggaggaaataGAATTACCAGAGGACAGTTCTGGCGGAAAGTTGACATACTTCCTTGCCCCATACTTTTTCGAGAAAACATGGTTTTATGACATTATCGCTTCTCTTGTAGGTGCATTTTTGTCACCATCGCTTGTACGGTTGCCTTACTTTATTCTGCGAGACTTTTATCATGATCCATACGAACCGAAACTTTTAGACGTATTTTCTCCCTTATGGATGATCATTCATTATTTCCTATGCTTTAcgttttctttttggaaCTTCATCGACAATAGGAAAAACGTTGATATTGAGAAAAAAGTGCTCCAAAAGTTATTGAAGGAAGTGGCTGAAACAGACCTGATGGGGGATCCATTAGCTTGGCAGAGAATTGCATCTAGAGTTAATCACTTTTCTGAAGAGGGAGGATATCATTATTCCGTGTTTTACAGTGGGGAGCATTGTATGCGTTTTTTCGTGCGAGAAATCGTAAAACCAATAGAGCGTCAGACCTACGACATCCGATGTTATTACGAAGGAGAAATATGCagcaatttttggaaaaatccatcaaacAAGGCGCTAACTGAGAGAGCACTTGCGAATTATAACAAGAGCGTTGAGAactttggtgaattatcaCATACGgcagaaaaagatgaatttagagatGGTATTTTCGAGAAGTTTCATAGTATTTTCGACACCTCATTGTTTTACTTGGTGATGACAGAGCTAGGGTCCTTTATGATTATGATGCTGACCTTCATTATATCGGTGATTTCTTGCGccatttttaattcattCGCTACCCCCCATTAG
- a CDS encoding uncharacterized protein (no similarity), translating to MSNKKQSKSKASESHKRGGRENSPRGQHNSPSPQRNNSITDQQGSENGGTGSRTYGIKLAARLFRNPLLSKRGVKHAKEGLKIRSSDKSISGVRCGGSFCLFVYPIFLIGYSIFGFLYGDKNNSIHVFLYGSPLFTAVPYIIQYLNDVDTLLLSIFEIGEKNLLEYFADPGIRELLLIVFEIVGFIYQLVKGRQNFGIFICGIVGFVSYLLGHTLLILERKKRPGSVAGDSA from the coding sequence ATGTCCAACAAAAAGCAGAGTAAGAGTAAGGCCAGCGAGAGCCACAAGCGTGGTGGAAGAGAGAACAGTCCTCGTGGACAACACAACTCTCCCTCACCACAAAGAAACAACAGTATCACTGATCAGCAAGGAAGCGAGAACGGCGGTACTGGCTCTAGAACATACGGGATCAAATTAGCCGCTCGCTTGTTCCGCAATCCATTGTTATCCAAAAGAGGGGTTAAACATGCGAAAGAGGGACTAAAAATTAGGAGTTCAGATAAATCAATAAGCGGAGTAAGATGTGGAGGCAGCTTCTGTCTCTTTGTTTACCCGATTTTTTTGATAGGATACAGTATCTTCGGTTTTTTATACGGGGACAAAAATAATAGTATACATGTTTTCTTGTATGGCAGTCCACTATTCACTGCTGTTCCTTATATCATACAATACCTGAATGATGTCGATACATTGCTTTTAAGCATATTTGAGATTGGGGAGAAGAATTTGCTCGAATATTTCGCAGACCCGGGAATCAGAGAGCTCCTCTTGATTGTTTTTGAGATTGTGGGATTCATTTATCAATTAGTGAAGGGTAGACAAAATTTTGGGATATTTATATGCGGGATTGTCGGTTTTGTTTCTTATCTCCTGGGACATACTTTGCTaatcttggaaagaaagaaaaggcCAGGATCGGTAGCGGGTGACTCGGCGTGA
- a CDS encoding uncharacterized protein (weakly similar to uniprot|P47187 Saccharomyces cerevisiae YJR161C COS5 Protein of unknown function member of a family of conserved often subtelomerically-encoded proteins), with protein sequence MESDNESQKPVLPKDLFKNAFTWMFYEISKHRFPSVVSCVYLVIVLVGFWWNFADKNLPLSIVLAAVGLFGILFGLIPAWFQNVKEHPNTKKLVQQVLESNPGVDTRKWDEIANILNLFFYRENIWRTPYFFFNGQHVQRVFKYNVLKPYLGGQFEGVADADKIQSAKCYMQSIKVYFELSLKDSISEFFLNSELPRDTHRNKFFFHPRYFFMGFMICFFQGQILLLVVQLFVQRSFWILPTIINYQYCLLKCYQYGYRFWYPEMDVMQAIKFLAIITKFSPRKELDKWDQIARYMNQYLMEGNSSHSRNIFFDGKHCLDCYKACFESLSLGNNSLSYDELKEIVEITQPSLNEETD encoded by the coding sequence aTGGAATCCGATAACGAATCTCAAAAGCCTGTCTTACCCAAGGACctcttcaaaaatgcattCACATGGATGTTTTATGAAATCTCCAAACATCGCTTCCCGAGCGTGGTTTCATGTGTATACTTGGTAATTGTATTGGTAGGATTTTGGTGGAATTTTGCTGATAAAAATCTGCCTTTGAGTATCGTACTTGCTGCTGTTGGCCtctttggaattttatTTGGACTTATCCCTGCATGGTTCCAGAACGTGAAAGAGCATCCCAATACAAAAAAGTTAGTTCAGCAAGTGTTGGAATCAAATCCCGGCGTTGATACCAGGAAATGGGACGAAATTGCGAATATACTGaaccttttcttttacCGAGAAAACATCTGGAGAACACcatactttttttttaatggTCAACATGTTCAACGTGTGTTCAAGTATAATGTTTTAAAGCCATATCTCGGAGGGCAATTTGAAGGTGTTGCTGACGCGGACAAAATCCAATCAGCAAAGTGTTATATGCAATCAATCAAAGTGTATTTTGAACTGTCATTGAAAGACAGTATatcagaattttttttaaattccGAACTACCCAGAGACACCCACAGAaataaatttttctttcaccCACGATATTTTTTCATGGGATTCATGATTTGTTTCTTTCAAGGTCAAATTTTGTTACTGGTTGTACAACTATTTGTACAGAGATCGTTTTGGATCCTGCCTACAATCATAAATTACCAGTATTGCTTATTGAAATGTTACCAATATGGCTATCGTTTCTGGTATCCAGAAATGGATGTAATGCAAGCAATCAAATTCTTGGCGATAATAACAAAATTTAGTCCTAGAAAAGAACTGGATAAATGGGACCAAATAGCCAGGTATATGaatcaatatttgatgGAGGGAAATAGCAGTCATTCTAGGAATATATTTTTCGACGGTAAGCATTGTTTAGACTGTTACAAGGCTTGCTTTGAGTCGCTTTCCTTAGGaaataattctttatccTATGACGAgctgaaagaaattgttgagaTTACGCAACCAAGCTTAAACGAAGAGACCGATTAA